AGCTCTGAACGATTTTAAcctttttccaattttatcGGCAGCGCACAAATACAATCAAACTCGCCTTCTATCACAAAATGACGTGTTGCTATCTGTGTGCTCAGATGAGAAACGACGTTTCGAGACATCAAACCAACAATATGGCTCAGCTGTCGACTCTTGTGTTTAGCGTTCAATTGTTATGTTTTCTGATGATTTTGTTGACTTGGCCAAATTACTCGACCGCCGCTGACCGTTTCACAACGAACGAAGATGGCGAAATCAATCAACTGAGAAACAGTGTTGTGAGTGAATTAATataatatttcctttattttatagaCGGGACTGTGGACGAGAAATTCgcgtttcttattttaacccaacgatttttttctaattccaaACAAGGTCACGATGGAAGCCAAAATAAGACTGATTGAATCGAAGTTGGAGGCCAGAGATCAGCAGCATGTAAGTCATTTATGTCACAGAAGGTTTGATCTTGTATTTAGTGATCACAATTACCATTACGACAGGTGAATCTGGAGAAAAAAGTGGCTCACCTGGAACTTGCCCTACAGAAGGAAAAGGATTCCTGCCCAAAAAGATCGTGATTCTCATGTGTCTGGTGTATACGCTGTTTCGATCAAGAGCGAGATACTTAATTAAACCATTTGAGTCTACAGCAAGTTTGATAAACTAAtatatttgttaaaaattatcTAAATGTGTTGCTGATGCGCTGattcaaagaataaaaaggactTGCTAACTTTGTTGCCAACATTCGCCGCAAGGGTATCAAACCCTGTCGAACAAGGAGCGGCACTATATTTCCATCAAATTAATTAAACCCAATCAAAATTCATACCCTAAAATCATGAAAATTATGAGAATTTTGTATCTTATTTACTCAAAATTTGTGGATAAATGAATGAACACATACTACATAAATATTAATTACTGCACTCTAGCGACAGATTTTTATACCCACTGTTGAAAACGTCTGTTTATGTCCAAATTCTTCTgcaatttcaatatttcatgTTTACGTGGAGGCTTGGAAATGGCCACACTAACAAGAACGTCGTTCAACCCAAATAAAAAACCGTGCGATCCTGAAAGGTAAATGATAATCTATGAAACATAATCAGGCTAAAAgatgccaaaaaaaaactttattttgtaGTTTGTAGTATCCTATTGCTTACTTcatgttttcgttttttgacAGATGGATTTGTATCTATCCAGCGTATATTGATAGCAGCAGAACAAGAGTTGCTGGCCGTCGAGTTCCCAAATCCCGTGCCGTTGAACGACCTACTTGTGTAGAAATTAGTGATGTTCTGACAGCTGCCAATTTCACAGTTGGAATTGAACCTAAATTCTATTCAAGAGAGGCAAGCAAAGAGGAAGAGACCAGAGGGCGAGTCAGggtgcaattaaaaaatgaagatggAACACTCGTCAATCCAGCCTTTCCTACtcgtaaacaaaatatttcattttcatctaCTAGGAACTCAACTAATCATGTTTTCAATCCACCAGGGGACTCTTTGTTTTTGTACATAGGAGAGAAGATTCCCCATCTTAAAAGCAGAGTCTTTAAATCAAGTGGGGAACAATCCACCAGCCAGAgtggtggaaagaaaaaagggaaaggaagACGTTGATTCAATTATCTGCAACAAAGTGTACAGAGGAACCAATAAAGTTACCTTATTGATAATATAGAACCTTTATATTCCCTTCATTTCTATAACAAATAACCATACAATTGTAGAAAACTAG
The sequence above is drawn from the Daphnia pulicaria isolate SC F1-1A chromosome 1, SC_F0-13Bv2, whole genome shotgun sequence genome and encodes:
- the LOC124311184 gene encoding uncharacterized protein LOC124311184 produces the protein MTCCYLCAQMRNDVSRHQTNNMAQLSTLVFSVQLLCFLMILLTWPNYSTAADRFTTNEDGEINQLRNSVVTMEAKIRLIESKLEARDQQHVNLEKKVAHLELALQKEKDSCPKRS
- the LOC124311106 gene encoding signal recognition particle 19 kDa protein-like; translated protein: MSKFFCNFNISCLRGGLEMATLTRTSFNPNKKPCDPERWICIYPAYIDSSRTRVAGRRVPKSRAVERPTCVEISDVLTAANFTVGIEPKFYSREASKEEETRGRVRVQLKNEDGTLVNPAFPTRDSLFLYIGEKIPHLKSRVFKSSGEQSTSQSGGKKKGKGRR